CCGCCCGTCATGCCGCCGGCGATGAGGCGCTGCGTCTCGAGCATGACGGATTGCGCGACCATCTTCGCGATCTCAACGGAGAGCGCGCGCTCGGATGGCACGGCCTCCGGTGCGGGCGGTTCGACGTCGTCCGCGGCCGGCCCCGCGCCCCACGGACGCACGAACGTGTAGCTCTTCGGAAACGCGGCGACGCCAGGTGCTTCGCGCAGCGGGCGCGAATCGACGGGCGAGGGCGGGCGACCCCCACTCGCCTCATTCGCGAGCTTCGCGATGACCGCGCGCGTCGGGTCCGCGGGCTGTTGCGCGACCGCTTTCGCGAGCGCGCGGTCGAACGCGCCGGGCTCGCCGGCCTCGCGGCCCGCGCGGACAGGATCGGCCCCGCGCGTCAACGCGCTGTCGGCCGGTATCGGGAATATGACTTTCGACATCGGTCATCCGGTCGCCGCGCGGGGGCGTTCAAAGCCGAAAAACAGCGGGAAATCCGCCGCTTCGCTCCGTTGACGGGCATTGCGCGCGGGGCTTAGTCTTTCCGGTTGGAATATGTGTGCAAGTTCCGTGCGAAACACGACGGTACACGGAGAGTACGAAGGAGCCACCGGGGACACGGGGTGAATGAATTGGGAATTGGGGATTAGGAACGTGGAGTGCCATCGCAAAGGCTTCGTGACCCGTCCATTCGGTCCATAATGTCCATCATGTCCATGGCCCACCGCAAAACCCTTTTTCTTTTCGCATTCGCCGCGCTTTATCTCGCACTCTCCTGCGGCCGCTACGAGCGCCAATACGACGGCGATCCCATCGCGGCGGACGACGCCGGGACGGTGGAGTTCGAGGCCGACGAGGCGGATGAGGGCTGCGACCTCGCCGAAGATGCGCTGCCGAATTTCACGTGGCCGGACCATCGCGGCCAGACGGTGCGCCTGCACGATTTCTGCGGCCGGGCGGTCATGGTCAGCGTCGGCGCGGGGTGGTGCGTTCCGTGCCGCGAGGAAGCACCGCTTTATGAGCGCGACCTGTGGGACGTCTATAAGGACGAAGGCTTCATGCTCATCGAGGTCATCGTCGAGAACAACGAGGGCGGCGCGCCCGACACGAAATTCCTTGCCGATTGGCGCAACGAATATGGACTCACCTATCCGATCGTGCGCGATGTCGCCAAGGGTTTTCCGCGTTATATCTCGGGGTATGACGACTGGACGGAGTTTCTGACGAACGTCGATCTGCCGTACGTCGCGTTTGTCGATAAACGCATGTCCGTGCGCGCAACGGCGAACCTCTACGATCGCGCCGCGTTCGCCGCACAGATCGAAGAATTGATCGACGAGGAATTTTGAGCGCGGGCGCCGCCGGCCGCGTGCCCGTGTTGCGATTTTGGGCCGCCGTGCTTTTGTGTGGCGGCCTTTTCGTGTTGACGCGCGTTTTCCTGATTTTTCATCCGCAAGATGCCGGCTGGATGCCGCTTGTGGACGAGATGTCGACGGGCAACATCGCCTGGGGCCTCGATACCGGGCTTGTCATGCCCATCCCGCTCTATCAAACGAAACCGTTCGCGCCGGGCACGCTTTTCGAGGGGCTGCTTTCCATTCCGTTCCGCGCGCTGGTCGGCCCGAATCTCCTGGCGTTGAAACTCGCGGCCGTTGCATGGAACCTCGCGGCGCTTGTCATGTGGATGGCGCTTGCGTGGCGGTTTTTCGGTCCGGGTCCGGGCCTTGGCGTCGGCATGCTTTGGGCGATCGCGCCGCCGTTTTTCGCGCTGATGACGATCACGGCGTGGGGCAATCATTGCGAAAGCGCCCTCGCGACCGGCGCCGCGCTCTACCTGCTGCTCGGCGCGCTATCGCGCGAGGGACGCCCGATGCGCGATGTCTGGGTCGCGGGCGCGGGCGTCGTTGCGGGTTTCGGCCTGTTTCTGACCCCGACCGGCCTGTTTGCGCCGGCCGTCGCGCTGGCGACGATCTTTGCTTCGGGCGCCGCTCGGCGTGCACGCATGACCGGCGTATTTCTTGGCGGCGTCCTTTTCGGCTACGCGCCGATCCTTTGGGTGGCGAGCGCGTATCGCGGTTTCGGCGCCTTGTTGCGCATCGACACCTTCACGGGCTACGCCGAGGGGCAGATCGTCTCGGCGACGCGGTTGTTTCTCGAGGAACGCCTTCTTGCGCCGTTCGCGAAATTCGCCCTGTTCTGGATCCGGGATTTTTGGGTTTCCGGATTGTATGCGCCGCGCGGCATTTTCGGTGTGCCGATCGCGGCCCTCGCCGCGCTCGTGTTCGCCGGTGCGCTTGCGGCCTTCGTCTATCCGAGCCGCCGCCACCTCGCCCGCGCGATTCGCCGTCCGCGCCAGATCGCGCCGCCCCAAACGGCATTCGAGCGTGCGCGGCTGGCGGTGTTGCTTGCGCCGGTTATCTATTCGCTCATTTACGCGGCCAGCGGTTTCCGCCTGCTCACGTTTCCTCGTCCTGACCCGGGCGACTACATGGGGTATCGCTATCTCGTGCCCGCGTATCCGTTTGCGTTCCTTGCCGTGACCGCGGGCCTGGCTGCGCTATGGAACGCACCGCGCGCGCAAATGCAGTGGCGCGTGGGCGCCCGCGCCGCCGTTGCCGCGGCCGTTGGGCTTTTCGCGGGCGTTTTTGGCTCGTATTACCTTCAGGCGGCGCGAGGCGAACCGGAATTTGCCGCGATCCGCTATCGAGGTGAAAATCGCGAACAGCTCGCCTTTCACATCGCCGCCCAGGCGTCGTTCGAGGACTCCAGCGTCGGCACGTCGATCGATCGCGTCGCGAACACGCCCGCGGTTTTGGTCCCCTACCTTTTCGAGCGGATGCCGGCGATTTCGGATGCCGGATTCCGCCGCGGATCGATGATCGATTCGCGCCACCCCGCGGATCTGGCGCCCATGCTCGCCCGTGGCCTGGGCGAGGCGGCGGCGAACGGGCTCTTCTCCGGCAGGCTCGACGATGCGTTTGCCCGGGACCTGACGACATTCATGCGCGAAGCGGGCGTGGCCGAAAAGGATACTCAGGCGTATTTCGAGGGCGCCGGGCGGATTGTCGGACATCGAGCGGACGGTGAGCGAAATCACCTTGTCGCGACGATCCGGGCATGGGATGATTTTAAAAGTCCGTGGATTTATGCGATGATTCGTGGAATTGGAAGACCGGAAGGCGAAGGCTTCGCCTTCCATGAGCGCGTTCTGAAAATGTCCGACCCCGCGTACCTCGCGGGAGCGGGAGCGGAGTTGAGACGCACGGTGGAGATGCGTTGCCGGACGTTCGACGCGGCGGCGCGAATGCTTCTGCCGTTGAACGAGCGTATTCGCTCGCGAGTGCTCGCGGGATTTGTCGCCGAAGGACGCGAATATTTCGGCGACGGAAACGAGGCGTCATGAAAAACACGGCACGGCCGATCAAGAAAATTACGTTCCTGTACACGCCGTACGGCGCAATCAAGAACGAACCGGGCATCAAGGTCGTGAAGGACAACTACGGCGTCTTCCCGAGCCTCTCGCTTGCGTACGTCGCCGGCGTCGCCGAACAGGCGGGCTACAAGATCCAGTTCATCGACGCGCACGCGCTGCGCCTCACCAAAGACCAGACCATCGAACGCATCCGCGCGTTCGATCCCGACCTGGTTTCGTACACCGTCACGACGTACCTCTTCCATCAGAGCCTCGAGTGGATCCGCGACATGAAGGCGGCGACGGGCATCCCGACGCTTGTCGGCGGCGTGCACATGGGCATCTATCCGAAAGAGTCGCTGACGCACGACTGCATCGATTACGGCATCACCGGCGAGGCGGAAGAGACGCTTCCCGAATTGCTCGACGCGATCAACAACGGACGCGACCTGAATTCGGTGGACGGCATCGTCTATCGCAACGGCGACGGCGAGATCGTCGAAACGACGCCGCGACCGCTGTTCAAGGACGTGGACAAGGCGCCGTTCCCTTCGCGCTACCAGCTTCCGAATCACGTCTACTATTCGTTTATCAGCCAGTACCGGAATTTCACGCCGCTGATCACCAGCCGCGGCTGTCCGTTCCGCTGCATCTTCTGCGAGCAGGGTGGCCTGCGTTTCCGCCCGCGATCGCCCGAGAACATCGCGGACGAGATTCAGGAATGCCACGACGCCTACGGCGTGCGCGAGTTCGATTTCTTCGACTCGAGTTTCACGACCGACAAGCGCCGCGTCATCAAGATCTGCGAGGAGATCATCAACCGGAAGCAGAAGGTCTATTGGGCGGTCCGCAGCCGCGTGGACCTCATCACCCCGGAGATGCTCGGCTACCTGAAAGAGGCCGGCTGCAAGCGCATTTACTACGGTATCGAATCCGGCAACGAGGAAATCCTCGAGACGCTGAAGAAAAAGACGACGATCAAGAAGATCAAGGACATCGTCACGGAGACCGCCAGGCACGGCATCGACACCTTCGGCTATTTCATGGTCGGCAATCCGGGCGAGTCGCCGGCGACGGTGCAGCAGACGATCGACCTCGCTACGAGCATGCCGCTTGACTACGCGCAGTTTTCCAAGGTCACGCCGATGCCCGCGACCAAGCTCTACGACATGATGATGAAGGAAGGCGGCGTCGATTACTGGCGGCACGCGATCCTGAACCCGGGCGACGACGTCTACATCCCGCGGCCCGCCTGCGACATGAGCGAGGAAGAGGTCCAGGCGTGGACGCGCAAGTGCTACATGAGATTCTATTTCCGCCCGAGCTACGTATGGCGCGCGTTGAGGCGCCTGAAGAGCTTCGAGGAATTGAAGCGATCCATCGGCACCGCGTTGCGCATGATCGTCGAGCAGAAAAAGCACATCGCCCGGCTTCGCGGAAGCCGCGTCAAAGGTTTGCAGAACGCATGAAACGCGCGCGCGTATTCCTCGGCAACGCCCCCTGGCGAAAACCCGGATATTACGGCGTGCGCGCCGGCAGCCGCTGGCCGCATTTTGAAGACGAGAAGATGGAGTACATGCCCTTCCCGTTTTTCATGGCCTATGCCGCGGCCGTGACCGAACGCGGCGGGTTTCCCACGCTGCTGATCGACGCGATCGCCGAGGGGATCGGCGACGACGAGTTCATCGCGCGCATCCGCGATTTCAATCCCGACATCATCGTGCTCGAGGTTTCGACCAACTCCATCCAGCGCGACATGGTGGTCATCGATCTCATTCACGGCGAATTCCCCGACCGCAAGCTCGTTCTCTGCGGCCTGCACGCCGACATGTACAAGCCCGAATTCCTCGTCGCCAATCCCAAGGTTGACGCGGTGATGATGGGCGAATACGAACCGACGCTGCTTGAGTTTTGCGAGCGGACCGACGCGGGCGCGGATTGGTCCGGAACCGCCGGCGCGATGACGCGCGACGCGGGCGGCTCGCCGGTCGATGGCGGGCGCCGCGAACTCGAAATGGACCTGACCAAATATCCGTGGCCGATGCGTTCGAGCCTGCCGATGTACAACTACCGCGACGAGCCGGGCAATCTGCCGCGCCCGTCGGTGCAGCTTTGGGCCAGCCGCGGCTGCCCCTACAAGTGCACCTTCTGCGCGTGGCCTCAGATCATGTACGCTTCGCACAAGTACCGCATCCGTCCCGTGGACGACATCGTCGACGAGATGGAATGGCTCCACAAGGAATACGGCTTCAAGAGCGCGTACTTCGACGACGACACGTTCAACATCGGCAAGCAGCGCATGTTGCAGTTCTGCCGGGAAGTGAAAAGCCGCAACATGGACCTGGCCTGGGGCATCATGTCGCGCGCGGATCTGATGGACCGCGAGATCCTCGAAGCGATGCGCGGCGCGGGCCTGTGGGGCCTCAAATACGGCGTCGAAAGCGGCGATCAGACGATCCTCGACAACTGCGAGAAATCGCTGGACATCGAAAAGGTGCGGCAGTCGATCCGCATGACGCACGAGCTCGGCATCAAGATGCACCTCACGTTCATCTTCGGCCTTCCGGGCGAGACCTGGGACACGGCCATGAAGACGATCGACACGGCGCTCGAGTTCGCGCCGGAGTCGGTGCAGTTCACCGTCGCCACGCCGTTCCCGGGCTCCAAATATTGGGAGCAGATGCAAAGCAAGAAGCAGCTCATGTCGCTCGACTTCGATAAGTACGACGGCTTCCGCTCCGCCGTCGTGCGCACCGACGCGCTCTCCGACCGCGACCTCGAGCAGATCCTGCGCGAGGCCAATCGCCGCTGGGACGAGTTCCGCAACAAGCGCGAGATGGAACGCCGCCGCAAGGCCGTCGCGTAAAACGGCGACTCCGCGAACGGAATTTTTCAACACGAAAACACAAACGGCACAAAAGGCACGAAATTCCTTCGTGTCCTTGGTGTCTTTGTGATGAATTGCGATTCCGCGCTCGCGTTCCCGATTTTTCCTCCGTGCCCTCCGTATACCGTCTAAAAAAACTCCGTTGGACAAAATCGTCGCCGCTGATATACGAGCCGGTACGCATGACCGCTCGCTCCTCTATCTCGCGCACCGATCTCGCGATCGTCGCCGGCCTCGTCATCGCGGCGTTTGCGATCTTCACGCCGCTATTCAAGCCGATGATGATCTACGGCCATTCCGCGTCGATGGACGCATTCCGGCAGGTCGTCTTTCACGCGGCGGCGGCAAGCGGCGATTGGTTCCCGCGCTTCACACCCGAACTCTACTTCGGATACGGCTCGCCGATCTTTCACTACTACGGCCCGCTGCCGTACATGATGACAGAGATCTTCGTCGCCGCCGGCGCGGGCATCGTCCTTGCGCTCAAGCTCACACTCGTTGCGTCGGCCGCACTGTCCGCGATCTTTTTCTACGTTTTCGCGCGCCTGTTTCTTTCGCGCGCGGCGTCGGCCGCCGGTGCGCTCGCGTACATGCTCGCGCCCTATCACCTCGTGGATATGCTCGTTCGGCATGCCTTCGGCGAACACGTCGCGTTCGCGTGGATTCCGCTGGCCGCGTTTGGCGTCGTGGGGTGCGTGCGCCGGCCTGGCGCGGGACGATTCATCGCCGGCGCAATCGGCGTGGCTCTCCTTCCGCTTGCGCACAACATCACCGCGCTTCTCGCCATGCCCGTACTCGCATTTTTGTGGGCCGTCGAGGTCGTGCGTGCGTTTCGTGAACGAAAGAGCGCGGACGATGCCACGCCTCCGGCGCGCCGGGCGATCGCGGGCGCGGGCGTGGTGGCCGCGGGCCTCGCGCTATCCGCGTTTTTTTGGCTGCCGGCGTTTGTCGAAAAGGACGACGTCTACGCCCGCGAGAGCCTGACCGAGGACTTCTTCCGCTACGAAAACCACTTCGTTTACACGCACCAGCTCGTGCGTCCGACGTGGGGATTCGGCGGCAGCCGCGCGGACTGGAAGGATGACCAGATGTCGTTCCAGATCGGCCTCGCGCATTTGTTTCTTGCGGCGATCGCGCTGGCTTCCGTCGCCGGCGCCATCGCGCGGCGAAAGCGCGATCCGGCGGGCGCCGGCGCGGTGCTATCGTCGCCCGCGACGAAATTTCTTGGCCCCGCGCTCATGGTCTTCGCGGGCGCCGCGTTCATGACGACGCCGGCGTCCTGGCCGGTGTGGCGCGCCGTGCCGCTTCTGGAATTCGCGCAGTTTCCGTGGCGCGTTCTGGTCATCGTCGCGTTCGGCGCGAGCGCCGTCGCCGCGTGCGCGATCGACCTGGCCACGGCCGCCGACGCGCCGTCGAAAACGATGCCGCGCGTCGTTGTCGCGATCGGTGCGATGGCGGTGACGCTCGCGGCGTATTTTCCGTACACGCGGCCGATGTTCAACATCTTCGACCGCGCCGAGAACTGGCAGCTTCCCGGCGAATACGCGACGCAGCGCGCGCGCCTTGCCGCCGAGCCCGAGCGATACATGGAGATCGACGAGCTGCTCGATCCGCGATTCATCCGCCAAAGCGGCGAAATCGCGACAAGCCGCGACGACTACCTGCCGCGCGTGGTGACGCAAAAACCGGGGCAGCCCGCGGAAGAGGCCGCCATCGCGGACGGCGGCGTGGTCATCGACGCCATACCGGAAGATCGCAACGCGTGGCGATTCAAGGTGTCGATGGATCGCCCCGGGCGCGTCATCGTGAGTCAGTTCGCGTTCGCGGGATGGCGCGCGACGATCGACGGTGCGCCCGCGGCGATCTCCGCCCAGGAGGCGACCGGCCGCATCGTCGTCGAGGTTCCCGAAGGCAGCCACGCGGTTCGCGTCTGGTTCGGCTCGACGCCGCTGCGTACGGCGGCCAACGCGATTTCGCTCGCCGCGCTCGCGCTTCTCGCGGCGGGGGTCGCGATTTCCTACCGCTTCGGCGGCTCGGTGCCCTTACGCCAGCGCCAGTAAAGCTCCGCCGCGCGCGGGTTTTTGTCGATGTCGCTCCAGTCGAATCGCGCGGACATGCGCGTCAGTTCGTTTTCCTTCCCGCCGTAGATCTCCTCCGGCCAGACGCGCGGTAAAAACGCGTAGGGCGCCGCGTCCGGACGCGCGGTGAAGATGTCGTACATGCCCGTCGCGAGGCCGTCGAAGCGGTGCATAGGCCCGGCGCCGAGGATCAGCTCGATCGACTTGTGAATATTCGGCATCGAATACGCCACGCTCGAAACGTATTCGCGCCGCGCCCACGGGCTGATGACAAGCGCGGGGCAGCGGTGCTTGTCGACGTGGTCGAAGCCGTGCTGCGAGTCGTCCTCGAACACGAAGATCGCCGACTCCTCCCAGATCGCGCTGTTGGCGATCGCGTCGACGACGATGCCGAGCCCTTCGTCGTTGTCCGCGACCCAATGTTCGGGCGTGTATTCGCCGACCTGCACGCCGAACGCGTGGTTGTTCGGCAGGAAGATCCACGAGAACGCCGGCACGGTGCCCTCGGCGAGGCGTTCGTCGAACTCCTTCACGAATTTGTATGCGCGGTCGCGGTCGCGGTATTTGTCGTTGAGGTTGAACGGATACGTCAGGTTCACGTATTTCGCGTCGCCCGTCAAAAGGCTCGGCCCGAAGTTTTCGATTCCGCCGTACGCGCGCACGAACAGGCCGTGGTTGATGAGGTGCGGCATGAAAAACGGCGACTCCGTCAACATGCCCGGCGTCAGGCTGACGATCGGCGTCGGGATGCCCCAGTCGGCGTAGCTGAGCACCCAGCTCTTCTCGACGAAGTCCGGCTCGATGCCCGCGGTCGCCCACTGGTGCCCGTCGATGCTGCTTTCCGAATCGCAATAAAAGTTGTCGAGCAACGTGAACTGCCGCGCGAGCGCGCGATGATTCGGAATCATCTCCTCGGTCCACAGAGTGAAATCCGGCTCGCCCTTGCCGCTCTCGAAATCGCCGAAGGCCGCGTCGTACGAAAAGTTTTCCTTGAGCACGAGGAACACGTAACGGATCGGCCCGGGTTCGCCGTCGCCCGGCGAGGGCAGGGCGGTGTCGTTGCCGTCGGAGTGATCGAAGTACGTCTCCTGCCGGTGATTGTTGTCGAAAACGGTCTGTGTGAATTCGGCGAGCTCGCCCGTGTCCGGAACCGGGATTTTCATGACGCTGCCGAATAGCTGCCGCCCCACGGTGTATTCGCCGTCGCCCTCAAACTCGACCGGGCCGTCGCCCTGGCCCTTGCCGTTCAACACGTAAAGCGTGCCGCCGTCGTCGCTGACGGCGATATCGTTCGGGTACCACTCCGTCGGAATGT
The sequence above is a segment of the bacterium genome. Coding sequences within it:
- a CDS encoding redoxin family protein, whose translation is MSMAHRKTLFLFAFAALYLALSCGRYERQYDGDPIAADDAGTVEFEADEADEGCDLAEDALPNFTWPDHRGQTVRLHDFCGRAVMVSVGAGWCVPCREEAPLYERDLWDVYKDEGFMLIEVIVENNEGGAPDTKFLADWRNEYGLTYPIVRDVAKGFPRYISGYDDWTEFLTNVDLPYVAFVDKRMSVRATANLYDRAAFAAQIEELIDEEF
- a CDS encoding B12-binding domain-containing radical SAM protein, with the protein product MKNTARPIKKITFLYTPYGAIKNEPGIKVVKDNYGVFPSLSLAYVAGVAEQAGYKIQFIDAHALRLTKDQTIERIRAFDPDLVSYTVTTYLFHQSLEWIRDMKAATGIPTLVGGVHMGIYPKESLTHDCIDYGITGEAEETLPELLDAINNGRDLNSVDGIVYRNGDGEIVETTPRPLFKDVDKAPFPSRYQLPNHVYYSFISQYRNFTPLITSRGCPFRCIFCEQGGLRFRPRSPENIADEIQECHDAYGVREFDFFDSSFTTDKRRVIKICEEIINRKQKVYWAVRSRVDLITPEMLGYLKEAGCKRIYYGIESGNEEILETLKKKTTIKKIKDIVTETARHGIDTFGYFMVGNPGESPATVQQTIDLATSMPLDYAQFSKVTPMPATKLYDMMMKEGGVDYWRHAILNPGDDVYIPRPACDMSEEEVQAWTRKCYMRFYFRPSYVWRALRRLKSFEELKRSIGTALRMIVEQKKHIARLRGSRVKGLQNA
- a CDS encoding radical SAM protein; amino-acid sequence: MKRARVFLGNAPWRKPGYYGVRAGSRWPHFEDEKMEYMPFPFFMAYAAAVTERGGFPTLLIDAIAEGIGDDEFIARIRDFNPDIIVLEVSTNSIQRDMVVIDLIHGEFPDRKLVLCGLHADMYKPEFLVANPKVDAVMMGEYEPTLLEFCERTDAGADWSGTAGAMTRDAGGSPVDGGRRELEMDLTKYPWPMRSSLPMYNYRDEPGNLPRPSVQLWASRGCPYKCTFCAWPQIMYASHKYRIRPVDDIVDEMEWLHKEYGFKSAYFDDDTFNIGKQRMLQFCREVKSRNMDLAWGIMSRADLMDREILEAMRGAGLWGLKYGVESGDQTILDNCEKSLDIEKVRQSIRMTHELGIKMHLTFIFGLPGETWDTAMKTIDTALEFAPESVQFTVATPFPGSKYWEQMQSKKQLMSLDFDKYDGFRSAVVRTDALSDRDLEQILREANRRWDEFRNKREMERRRKAVA